AATTCTTTTACAGAAGATATCTGTTTCTCATTGATGTTGTGACCTTGAATCTTCATTAAACTATTTCTGTGCAGGTAATTGTCCGCTTGGTTCGTTGTTTTGACAAAATCAAGGATCCTGCAGCACGATCCTTGATCGTTTGGGTGTTTGGAGAGTATAGCTTCATGGGTGATCTCACTACAAAGATAGTTCCTCCTGTTCTCAAGTATCTCGCATGGTCCTTCTCTGCTGAAGTGGTGGAAACGAAGCTTCAAATCCTAAATTCTTCTGCCAAGGTATATCCTAAATTAACATTCCAATATCTTATCTGGAGATTGGTAATAGCTTTACTTTTTGTCAGGTTATAATGCGCTGTACAGAAGAACACATggaagaattcaaaaggatagtTGCGTATGTCATTGAGTTGGCTACATGTGACTTGAATTATGATGTTCGTGATCGTGCTCGTTTACTATCAAGACTTTTGCCATGCTACATGACTCACCAAGGGCCCTCACATCAACCTCAGAATGGTGATATCTATAAAGAGCTAGCCGATCATATATTTAATGGGAAGTTGCAGCCAACATCTCATTCAGCAAGCAACTATCGCATATATCTTCCAGGTTCCCTTTCACAGGTTGTTCTTCATGCAGCCCCTGGTTATGCACCACTTCCAAAGCCTCAAAGTATGGAATTAAACCATAATGTCTCGGAAGCAACCAGAGGCAAGGCCAAACTTTCTGGAAGTAATAACTCCGGTGCTGAATCTGTAACTTCAGCATATGAGAGCAGCTCTGTTTATGATTCGGAGAGTGAAGGTGCTGACCTATCAGACAGAGATACTTTTGAATCCCATCAGGATCAAGAAGATAACCAGGATGCTCCACTGGTACAGATATATGATGCTAGTATACAGCAAGGCCAGACAGGTCAAAATACTGAGGAAAATTTGGCAGATCTCATCTCTACTGATTTGACTGAGTTGATGTCTAAGTCAGCCTTGGAATCATGGCTTGATGAGGCTCCTCCTGAGCCAGTTGTTCAGAATTTGACACAGACATCATCTGCCAGAGTTTCTTTTACAAACCTCAACTTTGAGCGAAAACCTAAATTACACACATTGTTAGACTCATCTGGCAGTAATGGCTTAAGTGCTCTATATGCCTTCTCGTCTGAGGTTTCACCCAGATCACGCTTGCTAGTATGTGTGGACTTATATTTTGAGAATGTCACTACACAACAGCTAACAGATATAACCATTGAAGCTGAAGAGGCTTctagcagtgtggattctatagACCAAACATCAGAAGGATCTTCGGGGTATGTATCATCTTAATCTGTGTTTTAGTTACTTCCATGACAACATTTGTACAGGCAGAGGCTTATGATGCAATTGTTTTGTTGGTTTATTTATCTTTGTTGGCTCATATTACTTGTCTGCCCATTTATGATAAATTATTTTTACAGTGTCCCTACTATCGTTCCTTTGGAAGAGATACATTCATTGGCTCCACAACAAATGGCAAAGATGGTTCTTCAGGTCCATTTTCATCACCATCTCTTGCCTCTAAAGCTGTCTGTGCTTTGCAATGGGAAACGGCATCCAGCAAAGCTTCATCCTGACATTGCTTATTTTGTTCGGCCCCTACCCATGGACTTAAATACTTTCCTATGCAAGGAAAACCAATTGAGGGGAATGTTTGAGTATGCTAGGAGGTCAGTGAACTTCAACCTTGTTTGATTCCAAAATCCAAATTAGGTTCCCATCTATCGACGATATGCATTAGAACTAATCTGATGAAAATTGCTACAGGTGCACCTTCAAAGATCATCTTCAGAAGCTAGAGCACGAGGACAGTGCAGAGCACAGCGATAAGAACCTTCAGGTGGCCCAGAGTGTTGCTTCAAAGATACTGAGCAATGCTAATGTTCACCTTGTCTCAATGGATATGCCAGTAACCTTCAGTGTTGATGATGCCTCTGGCTTGTGTTGGAGATTCAGCAGTGAAATCCTGAGCACTTCAAAACCTTGCCTGATTACCATCCTCGCGGAAGGGCATGCCTCAGGTCCACTGGATCTTACTGTCAAGGTGAACTCTGAAGATACGGTGTTTGCCCTGAACCTCCTGAACAGAGTTGTAGTGATCATAGATTGAGGTgtcaagtttttagtttttgcatTCAGTTTAAGATATCACGTGGATACTGTAAATTGTACATTATCAGCAAATGAAAAGGGTATTTGAAGCACGTGACTGTTTGTAAGAAAGATTGTTGAATATTGCAACTCCaatagttccaaaaaaaaagaattgataAATGAATGAgctttatttgcaacttgccaaAAAAAAGTGTGATGGTGCAGTCACAGCCATAGCCCATCGCGTATTCGCGTGGCACCACTGCACGTTCCAGACATGTAGCCAACTACAACCAGCCTGCAGCCAACCACGACCAAACATGTCCAATCAGGGTTAGACCAGCGGCGGCCATAGCTCGTCAGGTGGTACTTGCGACTAGCCAGCCACACTAGGCCAGCAGCGGCCATAGCTCGTCAAGTGATGCTAAGGCTCAGCTCAGGCCttagtttagttcaccccaaaatccaaaaaatttcaagcgagacgaatcttttgatcctagttagtttatgattgaacaatatttctcaaataaaaacgaaagtgctacagtagcgaaatccgaaattttttcggaactaaacaaggcctcaggcaAAGGACGACGCAAACCCACAGTGTTTTAGATGAAGAAAATTGGCTCCAATAGAAGACGCAAAGAGAGTATTCATTTTGGGTACCAGGCCAACCGAGACCCTTATTTGCGTCGTCACTCTCCGAGACGCAAAGTCTTGGGCGGTTGTAGTGGTGGGCCCAACTCTCACCGGATCTCGCAGCGAGGGAGGAAGACCATGCAGGGGAGGGACCTCGCCGGTGAGGCGGGCCCAACAACGACGACAGCGAGGCGGGGAGGGAGGCGGCAGGCGCTCGGCAAGGAGGGAGGTGGgcccaacgacgacgacgacggggagGGAGGCGGCCGACGCTCGGCAAGACGACAACGCATCGTCTGTCTCTGACCGAGGATGTTCTCACCCAACGCTCGCCGGATCTCGCAGGGAGAGGGATGTCGTGCAGGGGACGGACCTCGCCGGTGAGGCGGGCCCGACAACAACGGCGGCGAGGCGGGGAGGGAGGCGACCAGCGCTCGGCAGGAAGGGAGGCAGCCGGCGCTCAACGAGGAAGGGCACGGGCGGTGCTTGGGGCGCTTCCTATGACTTCAATGTTGGAGAAGGAAGATTTTAGGTTCGTGACTCATTTGTTGTGTAgaacccaaatgctataatcGGTCTTTGTTTTAGGTATCacctgttggagatagtctaagaaGAGATAGTCTAAGAAGAGGCTAAGGCAAAAAGGACAATTATCAATTTTACCTCTTTCCTAAGGTGGCAGAGACATCGACCGACTTTCCGATGGTCCTAAGATGGTAGAAGCAACTAGTCCTAGAATGGTAGAAGCACTAATCGACCTCAAGGTGTTCAAAGTATCCTACCTAAAAGGGGCAATGAGTTCAGCATTTGGCACGAGGAGAAACCTTGGGAAAAGTAGCACCCACACCTAATCCTATGACGCGAGAAGAAAACCCTAGGAGAAGTAGCCCCACACCTAAAAGGGTGGTGATTTCTTCCTTTGGCACGAGGGGAAAAACCTTAAGAGTAGCGCCAACCCAATTTGTTGTATTGTTCTGCAGCTgatgctgatttattatgagagaaaaacactatctGTAGCTAGAAAAGTATGGCAGATTTTGACTGATAAGTTCAAACAAGCATGCGGTAACTTCTTTATTTGGCGCGAGAAGAAAACCGTAAAAGTAGCAGCAGCACGGATTGGAAGTCACACCCAAGATCAATCGATTCTACCAAATCCAGATTTTTTACAACTACAGAAAGATTAGGAGTTGTGATAAAATGCTGTTAATATATGGAACATGCACTCAGTTTGGAAGTGGGTTAATATAACCGATGACATCTAATTGACAAAATGCAGCTAAACCCCCGTGGGTTAATATCTTGGACATGCATCATGCATGCTCTAAAGAGCAGCAGATGCCATCTAATATAATGAACAGAATGTT
This window of the Sorghum bicolor cultivar BTx623 chromosome 7, Sorghum_bicolor_NCBIv3, whole genome shotgun sequence genome carries:
- the LOC8068578 gene encoding AP3-complex subunit beta-A, with the protein product MFGLQASGAAASWVVGRMGTDAHLYDDPDDASIPELLDSRFDADKVDALKRLLALIAQGVDVAHLFPQVVKNVASQSLEVKKLVYLYLLHYADKRQNEALLSINIFQKDLSDINPLVRAWALRTMAGIRLHVVAPLVLVAIKKCARDPSAYVRKCAAYALCKLCDLLPDESTALEEIVDILFNDNSPGVVGAAAVAFKSVCPSCLELVSKHFRRLCETLPDIEEWTQIVLIEILLRYVIARHGLVKDSLLFASDLPTETQGVTDSDAVASVPIQPDSISNGVSDTISSIMLFRHYIEQCSGPSDREGNNLKFSSVTTNSNDDVAILLKCTSPLLWSRNSGVVLAAASVHWIMAPIGDVKRIVGPILFTLRSSPDAAYVMLGNILVFAKTMPSLFAPFYEDFFVNASDPYQTRALKLEILTSIATEQSIPAIFEEFQDYIKDPDRKFVADTVAAIALCAQKLPSIATACLEGLLTLVFYESFISNSVHLDGENAVLVQAILSIKAIVKMDPVSHEKVIVRLVRCFDKIKDPAARSLIVWVFGEYSFMGDLTTKIVPPVLKYLAWSFSAEVVETKLQILNSSAKVIMRCTEEHMEEFKRIVAYVIELATCDLNYDVRDRARLLSRLLPCYMTHQGPSHQPQNGDIYKELADHIFNGKLQPTSHSASNYRIYLPGSLSQVVLHAAPGYAPLPKPQSMELNHNVSEATRGKAKLSGSNNSGAESVTSAYESSSVYDSESEGADLSDRDTFESHQDQEDNQDAPLVQIYDASIQQGQTGQNTEENLADLISTDLTELMSKSALESWLDEAPPEPVVQNLTQTSSARVSFTNLNFERKPKLHTLLDSSGSNGLSALYAFSSEVSPRSRLLVCVDLYFENVTTQQLTDITIEAEEASSSVDSIDQTSEGSSGVPTIVPLEEIHSLAPQQMAKMVLQVHFHHHLLPLKLSVLCNGKRHPAKLHPDIAYFVRPLPMDLNTFLCKENQLRGMFEYARRCTFKDHLQKLEHEDSAEHSDKNLQVAQSVASKILSNANVHLVSMDMPVTFSVDDASGLCWRFSSEILSTSKPCLITILAEGHASGPLDLTVKVNSEDTVFALNLLNRVVVIID